A region from the Azospirillaceae bacterium genome encodes:
- a CDS encoding DUF2460 domain-containing protein, whose protein sequence is MTAIYPALAGLGYSVVKKPTWSTKIATAASGRETRMAFWSAPIWQFTLTYDFLRDTATANELKSLLGFYLQMQGAFGSFLFVDPDDNQATGQTLAVGDGMTMSFVLVRTFGGYVEPVGGVTGSVVPYVDGIRQTSGFSAAGNVLTFSTPPANGAVISADFTYAFLCRFQEDGLEFEKFAAQLWQTKQVGLISVRA, encoded by the coding sequence ATGACCGCGATCTATCCGGCCCTGGCGGGCCTGGGCTATTCCGTTGTCAAGAAACCGACCTGGTCCACGAAGATCGCCACGGCGGCATCGGGCCGGGAAACCCGCATGGCCTTCTGGTCGGCACCCATCTGGCAATTCACGCTGACTTACGATTTCCTGCGGGATACGGCCACAGCCAATGAACTGAAAAGCCTATTGGGCTTTTACCTGCAGATGCAGGGCGCCTTCGGCAGCTTCCTGTTCGTCGATCCCGACGACAACCAGGCCACCGGCCAGACGCTGGCGGTGGGCGACGGCATGACCATGTCGTTCGTGCTGGTCCGAACCTTCGGTGGCTATGTCGAGCCGGTCGGCGGTGTTACCGGCTCGGTGGTGCCTTACGTCGATGGTATCCGCCAGACCTCTGGTTTCAGCGCTGCCGGCAATGTGCTGACCTTCAGCACTCCGCCTGCCAACGGCGCCGTGATCTCCGCCGACTTCACTTATGCCTTCCTCTGCCGCTTCCAGGAGGATGGCCTGGAGTTCGAGAAATTCGCCGCCCAGCTGTGGCAGACCAAGCAGGTCGGCCTGATCAGTGTGCGTGCCTGA
- a CDS encoding DUF2163 domain-containing protein, with protein MRSTDTAFIEWLRTTPNLWSADLFTVTLTAQVSNPSAPTGTVWRWTSADRDLSYRGATWSAAGPRVARTNWSAKAQLEVPQMDVTIDSAASELLGDVPINAFVNNGGFDGARVRLERALMPTASNAAFGTILLFEGRVSTAAAGRAQATLTVKGDLLLLDQQMPRNLYQAACLHTLYDGGCAQSRARYARANMVGAGSNVQWIAPAQTLTDMTPITMADGTVRAVDPASFTQGSISFTGGLNSGVVRTIKAADINGLTLAYALPHAPSVGDPFQITYGCDHTAATCLARFANMANLRAFPYIPPAETAA; from the coding sequence GTGCGCTCGACGGATACCGCTTTCATCGAATGGCTGCGGACCACGCCTAATCTGTGGTCCGCCGATCTTTTCACCGTTACCCTGACTGCCCAGGTCAGCAATCCCAGCGCGCCCACCGGGACGGTCTGGCGTTGGACCTCGGCCGACAGGGATCTCAGTTATCGCGGCGCCACCTGGTCCGCCGCTGGGCCGCGCGTCGCCCGGACCAACTGGTCGGCCAAGGCGCAGCTGGAGGTGCCGCAGATGGACGTCACCATCGACAGCGCCGCTAGCGAACTGCTGGGGGATGTCCCCATCAATGCTTTCGTGAACAATGGTGGCTTTGATGGCGCCCGCGTGCGGTTGGAACGGGCCTTGATGCCCACGGCCAGCAATGCCGCGTTCGGCACCATCCTGTTGTTCGAAGGCCGTGTTTCCACCGCCGCCGCCGGCCGCGCGCAGGCCACGCTGACCGTCAAGGGCGATCTGCTGCTGCTGGACCAGCAGATGCCGCGCAACCTCTATCAGGCCGCTTGCCTGCACACGCTTTATGACGGCGGCTGTGCGCAATCCCGCGCGCGATACGCCCGAGCCAATATGGTGGGGGCGGGCAGTAACGTTCAATGGATCGCGCCTGCCCAGACGCTGACGGACATGACGCCCATAACCATGGCCGATGGCACTGTGCGGGCCGTGGATCCGGCGTCCTTCACGCAGGGCTCCATTAGTTTTACCGGGGGGCTGAATTCCGGCGTGGTCAGGACGATCAAGGCCGCTGATATCAACGGCCTGACCCTGGCTTATGCCCTACCCCACGCGCCCTCCGTGGGCGACCCTTTCCAGATCACCTATGGCTGCGACCACACCGCTGCCACATGCTTGGCGCGGTTCGCCAACATGGCGAACCTGCGGGCCTTTCCCTATATCCCCCCGGCGGAAACCGCGGCCTGA
- a CDS encoding phage tail protein — protein MSGLFGGGKTNADTKPSYTGLQVQTSAAGLPIPLLWGTQRAAPNLIWYNDFASKAVSSDTGGGKGGGGSSGSYTYSCAVAMALCEGPIGTVGRVWADKDDTTLAKLNLTLFTGTADQGPFASLYTGHTDQAMAYPYTAYVAARTYDLGSSASLPSHNFEVQSNAVPRTGFDANPADILVDFLTNERYGVGLPADRIGDLTAWRTYCAAAGLFLSPLLSQQEAASDIVTRWAQLTNTLIYWSGDTLQALPLGDQALTGNGVTFTPDLTPLYDLNDDDFIAGADDDPVTLSRSDPADANNTASLEFIDRYNSYQTATAEVRDQAAIDAYGLRVGDVTQAHEICDGTVAAAVASLVLQRQLYVRNTYQFKLAWTFALLEPGDIVTLTDVALGLDKFPVRITQIDEDEDGLLTFTAEELPAGIGTATLYPTPTTVNVPLNTGVDPGDLADPVIFEPSPGLTNGVQQVWIGATGLSASWGGCSVWVSVDDLTYQRVGQITAPARLGTLAQALPAAGDSGGDSAYVTLATSRLQLASGTADDAAAARTLSLIGTEMFAYAGATLTGTATYHLSGLNRGLYSTGSAAHAAGAPFLRIDDAIFEYDLPDAYVGQRLYIKLTSFNIFQAAERSLADVDAYTYTPVGAVGMLPVPTGLTLAAETSYLADGTVQLGIRARWTPADAGMVTDTVLRWGVSTSGGVTDWQQVKVPAGATDTLLAPVIQATTYTVQAATSIGTDVRSAWGAAATITVGGVLAGATITNLELYGQGLDTTFVTRDIHITWQGNFPSTSYALGSEPYGTGSGFVNPYFADYVVEVYDPATDALLRTDRMTASEYIYTYDKNAGDAGGPHRTVKFSIRMEDKLGGLTDPPATLTVTNPPPAQVQITPLGISGGSVLLGFIQPSDVDYAGVNAWIGTTADVDTSGTPAASGYSAPLVIGALTAGQQYYGKVQTYDAFGSAGCPISGAFTWTEPFVTSAQLADEIIDDTKLTQDLAATIDLITDPATVEGSVAWQVAQEAAARGAAIGTVQTAIGNVATNVTSLAAVVNDANTGLVATRAQVTDFEQAQATTNSATASSISTLTAQVNNPTTGLPATLAAVQSFQSTQAGINTATANTISTLSTTVGSNTASIQTLATSVDGVEGEYSVRIETDSGGVSYVAGFGLINGGPGTSQFIVRADTFAIISPGGTVATAPFVVGVVDGQPMVVMNTAFIQNLNASVVTAGTFGAGVVYAGDVEATQLRSGSVATARLTAIGNDGAGWVIDGPNQLIQLSDGHIPRINLGLINGDIGGQWYDKTGRVIVDINDLGVGVASGSASVSAYVDGSSVVVADKGVWTTLATVPAFQVRGNACDVKVTFTATVQTPGSGANPRVQILRTNSRTGATAAVSATLTSAPYSWMFSMDAFSDPELDTYSYTLQAWRPFDTVGDTTTTTYAVLAYFNIYVQVRWFR, from the coding sequence ATGTCCGGACTTTTCGGGGGCGGCAAGACCAACGCCGACACCAAGCCCAGCTATACCGGTTTGCAGGTGCAGACCAGTGCCGCCGGCCTGCCCATTCCCCTGCTGTGGGGCACCCAGCGCGCGGCGCCCAACCTCATCTGGTACAACGACTTCGCCTCCAAGGCGGTGTCCAGCGACACCGGCGGTGGCAAGGGCGGCGGCGGGTCCAGCGGCAGCTACACCTATAGCTGTGCCGTGGCCATGGCGCTGTGTGAAGGCCCCATTGGCACCGTCGGCCGGGTGTGGGCCGACAAGGACGACACCACGCTGGCCAAGCTGAACCTGACCCTGTTCACCGGCACGGCCGACCAGGGCCCGTTCGCATCCCTCTACACCGGCCATACCGACCAGGCGATGGCCTACCCCTACACCGCCTATGTCGCCGCGCGCACCTATGACCTGGGCAGCAGCGCCAGCCTGCCCAGCCATAATTTCGAGGTGCAGTCCAACGCTGTGCCACGCACCGGTTTCGATGCCAACCCGGCCGACATCCTGGTGGATTTCCTGACCAACGAGCGCTACGGCGTGGGCTTGCCGGCCGACCGCATCGGCGACCTGACGGCGTGGCGGACCTATTGCGCCGCCGCAGGCCTGTTCCTGTCGCCCCTGCTGTCGCAGCAGGAGGCCGCCAGCGACATCGTCACCCGCTGGGCGCAGCTGACCAACACCCTGATCTACTGGTCGGGCGACACGTTGCAGGCCCTGCCCCTGGGGGACCAGGCGCTGACCGGCAATGGCGTCACCTTCACGCCCGACCTGACGCCGCTGTACGACCTGAACGATGACGATTTCATCGCCGGTGCCGATGACGATCCGGTCACGCTCAGCCGGTCGGATCCGGCCGACGCCAATAACACGGCATCGCTGGAGTTCATCGACCGTTACAACTCCTACCAGACCGCAACGGCGGAGGTGCGTGACCAGGCCGCCATCGACGCCTATGGCCTGCGCGTCGGCGACGTCACCCAGGCGCATGAGATCTGCGATGGTACGGTGGCGGCGGCCGTGGCGTCCCTGGTGCTGCAACGCCAGCTCTATGTGCGCAACACCTATCAGTTCAAGCTGGCCTGGACCTTCGCCCTGCTGGAACCGGGCGACATCGTCACCCTGACCGATGTGGCCCTGGGCCTGGACAAGTTTCCCGTCCGCATCACCCAGATCGATGAGGATGAGGACGGCCTGCTGACCTTCACGGCGGAGGAACTGCCGGCTGGCATCGGCACGGCGACGCTGTACCCGACGCCCACCACGGTCAACGTGCCGCTGAACACCGGCGTGGACCCCGGCGACCTGGCCGATCCGGTGATCTTTGAGCCGTCGCCCGGCCTGACCAATGGCGTGCAGCAGGTGTGGATCGGCGCCACCGGCCTGTCCGCCTCTTGGGGCGGTTGCTCCGTCTGGGTCTCGGTGGATGACCTGACCTATCAGCGTGTCGGCCAGATCACGGCGCCGGCCCGGCTGGGCACCCTGGCCCAGGCGCTGCCGGCGGCGGGCGACAGCGGTGGCGACAGCGCCTACGTCACCCTGGCCACCAGCCGCCTGCAGCTGGCCAGCGGCACGGCGGACGATGCCGCGGCGGCCCGGACCCTCAGCCTGATCGGCACGGAGATGTTCGCGTATGCTGGCGCTACGCTGACCGGCACCGCGACCTACCATCTGTCCGGCCTGAACCGAGGCCTTTACAGCACCGGCAGTGCCGCCCATGCCGCCGGCGCACCCTTCCTGCGCATCGACGATGCGATCTTCGAGTACGACCTGCCCGACGCTTATGTGGGCCAGCGGCTGTACATCAAGCTGACCAGCTTCAACATCTTCCAGGCGGCGGAGCGCAGCCTGGCGGACGTGGACGCCTACACCTACACCCCCGTCGGTGCCGTGGGCATGCTGCCGGTGCCCACCGGCCTGACCCTGGCGGCGGAGACCAGCTACCTGGCCGACGGCACCGTTCAGTTGGGCATCCGCGCCCGCTGGACGCCGGCCGACGCCGGCATGGTGACGGACACCGTGCTGCGCTGGGGTGTCTCCACCAGCGGCGGTGTCACCGACTGGCAGCAGGTGAAGGTGCCGGCCGGCGCCACCGACACGCTGCTGGCGCCGGTGATCCAGGCCACCACCTACACGGTGCAGGCCGCCACCAGCATCGGCACCGACGTGCGCTCCGCCTGGGGGGCGGCCGCCACCATCACCGTGGGCGGCGTGCTGGCCGGTGCCACCATCACCAACCTGGAACTCTACGGCCAGGGCCTGGACACCACCTTTGTCACCCGCGACATCCACATCACCTGGCAGGGCAATTTCCCCAGCACGAGCTATGCCCTGGGATCGGAGCCCTACGGCACGGGGAGCGGCTTCGTGAACCCGTATTTCGCCGACTATGTGGTGGAGGTCTACGACCCCGCCACCGACGCGCTGCTGCGCACCGACCGGATGACGGCATCGGAATATATCTACACCTACGACAAGAACGCCGGGGATGCGGGCGGCCCGCACCGCACGGTGAAGTTCTCCATCCGCATGGAAGACAAGCTGGGCGGCCTGACCGATCCGCCAGCGACGCTGACGGTCACCAACCCGCCGCCGGCGCAGGTGCAGATCACCCCGCTGGGCATCAGCGGCGGGTCCGTCCTGCTGGGCTTCATCCAGCCCAGCGACGTCGATTATGCCGGCGTCAACGCCTGGATCGGCACCACGGCCGACGTGGACACCAGCGGCACGCCGGCGGCCTCGGGCTACTCCGCCCCGCTGGTGATCGGCGCCCTGACGGCCGGCCAGCAGTACTACGGCAAGGTGCAGACGTACGATGCATTCGGCTCGGCCGGCTGCCCGATCAGCGGCGCGTTTACTTGGACAGAGCCCTTCGTCACCTCCGCCCAGCTGGCTGATGAGATCATCGACGACACGAAGCTGACGCAGGACTTGGCGGCCACCATCGATCTGATCACCGACCCGGCCACCGTTGAGGGCAGTGTCGCATGGCAGGTGGCACAGGAGGCGGCAGCGCGCGGCGCGGCCATCGGGACGGTGCAGACGGCCATCGGGAACGTGGCCACGAACGTGACCTCGCTGGCGGCCGTGGTCAACGACGCCAACACCGGCTTGGTCGCGACGCGGGCGCAGGTGACGGATTTCGAGCAGGCGCAGGCGACAACCAACAGCGCCACGGCCAGCAGTATCTCCACGCTGACGGCCCAGGTGAACAACCCGACCACCGGCCTGCCGGCAACCCTGGCGGCCGTCCAGTCGTTCCAGAGCACTCAGGCGGGCATCAACACGGCGACGGCCAACACCATCAGCACGCTGTCGACGACGGTTGGAAGCAATACCGCCTCCATCCAGACGCTGGCCACCTCCGTTGATGGGGTTGAAGGCGAGTATAGCGTTCGGATTGAGACGGACAGCGGCGGCGTGTCTTACGTGGCCGGCTTCGGCCTGATCAACGGCGGCCCGGGCACCTCCCAGTTCATCGTCCGGGCTGATACCTTCGCCATCATCTCTCCCGGGGGCACCGTCGCCACGGCGCCGTTCGTCGTCGGCGTCGTCGATGGTCAGCCCATGGTGGTGATGAACACCGCCTTCATCCAAAACTTGAACGCCTCCGTGGTGACGGCGGGCACATTCGGCGCCGGTGTCGTGTATGCCGGCGACGTCGAGGCCACCCAGCTCCGATCCGGAAGCGTCGCCACCGCCAGGCTGACGGCCATCGGTAACGACGGCGCCGGCTGGGTGATCGACGGCCCGAACCAACTGATCCAGCTGTCAGATGGCCACATCCCCCGCATCAACCTCGGCCTGATCAACGGCGATATCGGTGGCCAGTGGTACGACAAGACCGGCCGCGTCATCGTCGATATCAACGACCTGGGCGTGGGGGTGGCCAGTGGTTCCGCGTCGGTCTCCGCCTACGTGGACGGCAGCAGCGTCGTCGTGGCCGACAAAGGCGTATGGACCACCCTGGCCACCGTGCCGGCCTTCCAGGTCCGGGGCAACGCCTGCGACGTCAAGGTGACCTTCACCGCCACCGTGCAAACACCGGGCTCCGGCGCCAATCCGCGGGTCCAGATCCTGCGCACCAACAGCCGGACCGGCGCCACGGCGGCCGTTTCGGCCACCCTGACCAGCGCGCCATACAGCTGGATGTTCAGCATGGACGCCTTCAGCGATCCCGAACTGGACACCTACAGCTACACCCTGCAGGCTTGGCGCCCCTTCGACACGGTGGGGGACACCACCACCACGACCTATGCCGTCCTGGCTTACTTCAACATCTACGTCCAGGTGAGGTGGTTCCGATGA
- a CDS encoding phage tail assembly chaperone, with protein MTSAPPPAAVAGTHYYVDYDPATGRILALHRRDPLSLLMEGVGTDGTGRLRLTDDQVADVWSCQVVAGALAAKSAADLATQATAAALADLRIQRAVLLSASDVRVLPDRWAAMTDAQRAAWSAYRQALRDLPTTATDPTAPAWPVQPA; from the coding sequence ATGACCAGCGCGCCGCCACCCGCCGCCGTCGCGGGCACCCATTATTACGTCGATTACGACCCGGCCACCGGCCGCATCCTGGCGCTGCATCGTCGCGACCCGCTCAGCCTGCTGATGGAAGGTGTCGGCACCGACGGCACCGGCCGGCTGAGGCTGACCGATGACCAGGTCGCGGACGTCTGGTCCTGCCAGGTGGTCGCCGGCGCCCTGGCCGCCAAGAGCGCTGCTGACCTGGCCACGCAGGCCACGGCGGCGGCCCTGGCGGACCTGCGCATCCAGCGTGCCGTCCTGCTGTCCGCCAGCGACGTGCGCGTGTTGCCGGATCGCTGGGCTGCCATGACCGACGCCCAGCGTGCCGCCTGGTCGGCCTACCGCCAGGCCCTGCGCGACCTGCCCACCACCGCCACCGACCCGACCGCGCCCGCGTGGCCGGTTCAGCCCGCCTGA